In Thermobaculum terrenum ATCC BAA-798, the DNA window CCTATGCTATAGAAGGCTTTTCAACTAAGGAGATCACGTAAGCGCCAAGTTGGCTATATAGTAAGTTATCAATACGACCCATAAAAGACCATCTATACGATCTAGCAAACCGCCGTGCCCAGGGATTATGTTGCCAGAATCTTTCACCCCAACAGCTCTCTTTACGAACGATTCTGCGAGATCGCCCATCTGACAGGCAAAGGCAAGCGCTAGCCCTACTATAGGGCCCCAGGTAAGGCTTATAGGCAGTCGAAACAAGGGTACAAGAATTGTAACTAACAGGATAGTGAAAACTGTTGAAGCTACGGCCCCTTCGACAGTCTTCCCTGGGCTGATTTTGGGCGCTAGCTTCCTTCTTCCAAACATACTACCAGCTATATAAGCACTAGTATCTGTAACCCATGTAGAGATTATGGCCAAGATAAGCCATTCACGCCCTGACTCCAACCCCCTAATAAGCTCTATATGAGCCATGGGTAAACCTACGTACAGGCTGGAGCCTGTCGTAAATAACCAAGGAATCATACCCTCCTTGGGGCTGAGACGTAGCACAGAAAACGCCGCAGGTGATAACACGCTGGCACAGCATGCAAATAACACCCAAGACAACTTACCAGTCATGTTAGCCAAAGCGCCGCTTATCACAAGAGAGATCGTAAGTAGAAGCAACAACCCAAGAGACATGCCTGGATAAAGAGGGGAGACCATCCTGTACAGCTCAAGCGCCCCAATAAAGGCAAGCGCTATTAGTAATAGAATCAATATGGGTCTGGGGCTATAGACAACCGCTGCTGCAACAATTACAACTAGGATGCTGCTAATAGACCTGATTAGAAACCCCGAAGGCAAGGCTTAATCCTCTTCAAGAAGTCCCCCAAATTTGCGCTGCCGACGACCGTAGTCTTCAACCGCCTGCTTCAGATGTTCCTTGGTGAAGTCTGGCCAGAATACTGGTGTGGACCAATACTCTGCATAGGCTGCTTGCCAAATGAGAAAATTGGAAAGCCTCATCTCTCCTGCCGTTCGAATGATAAGATCAGGGTCGGGTAGTCCTGCAGTGTAAAGATATTGACTAAATAGGTGCTCGTCTATCTTGTCTGGTGGAACACCCTCTAATATAATCCTCTTGACAGCATGAACAATTTCAGCTCTACCTCCATAATTATATGCAACACTTAGAACTAGTCTGTCATTGTATTTTGTAAGCTCGAGAGCTTTCCTTATCTCGTGCTGCAGATGCTCGGGAAGTTCATCCAGGCTACCAAGGTGACGTATCTGAACACCGTTCTTGTGAAGCTCAGGCGTCTCGGTTTTGAGGACATTCTCCAGTATGGAGAGAAGCATTGATACTTCCTCTGGCGGGCGAGACCAGTTCTCAGTGGAGAACGCATAGACAGTAAGGTACTTGATGCCCAATTCTACACATGCCTCTACCACATTGCGTATGTTACGCACACCTGCCCGATGGCCCTCGTACCTCGGCAAACCGTGACTAACGGCCCACCGACCATTACCGTCCATAATGATACCAATGTGATTGGGTATACCGTTACTCAAACTGTCAGTATCTCCTGCTCCTTTTGCTCACCAAGGCTATCGGCTTCCTTAATATATTTATCGGTCAGCTGCTGCAGCTTCTCCTGAGCTCTACGAGCCTCGTCCTCACTGATCATCTTCTCATGCTGCATCTGTTTGATATCGTTCATAACATCACGACGAATGTTTCTGATAGCTACCCTATCCTCTTCAACCCGCTGGCGGACCATTTTGACCAAACTTCGCCTTCGTTCCTCTGTTAGAGGCGGAACAAGTATGCGTATAATCTTGCCATCGTTCGAGGGATTAAGCCCAAGCTCGGATTTCTGTATAGCTTTTTCAATAGGTCCTATAGAATTAGGATCCCAAGGAGTAATAGCTATCATTCTTGGCTCAGGCACAGATATGCTGGCAAGTTGAATCAGAGGTGTTGGTACCCCGTAGTACTCGACCTCTATATGCTCTACAAGCCCTGGAGTTGCTCTACCTGATCTTATGTTAGCTAGATCTTTCTTGAGAACATCGATGCTATGACGCATACGCTTTTCGGCATCTGCCAACAAGTCGTCTATCATCTCGAACTCCTCCCAACAATCAATATTTTTGACCGTAGTTTAGCTTACTACAGTTCCAAGCTTATCGCCCGATATGACTCTTACTATACTGTCTGGTTCTTGGATCCCAAATACCAACACAGGTAGAGAGTTTTCCTGACAGAGAGCAAGCGCTGGGCCATCTATAACCTTAAGGCCAAGTTGGATGGCCTCCTTAAAGGTAATTTCATCATACTTTACAGCATCAGGATAGACATTAGGATCAGAGGAATAAACACCATCAACATTATTTTTAGCAAACAGAATAACTTCCGCATGCAGCTCAAGCGCACGGAGTGCAGCAGCAGTATCCGTACTGAAGTACGGATTGCCTGTGCCAGCTGCGAGTATCACTACTCGACCTTTCTCCATGTGTCTTATCGCACGCCTTCTAATATATGGCTCAGCAACTTGTGGCATCTCTATGGCAGTCATAACCCTGGTTTCACAATCCATCTTTTCAAGGGCATCTTGTAAAGCCAGGGAATTAAGAACTGTAGCAAGCATACCCATGTAGTCAGCTACTGCCCTATCCATACCGTGTGATGCTGCGCTTAGTCCTCGCCATATATTGCCTCCGCCCAGCACAACAGCAACTTGTACTCCCTGAGATGCCACGCGCTTTATCTGCCCTGCTATATCTCTCACTACTTCAGGATCTATCCCATACCCCATCTTGCCCATCAAGGCCTCACCGCTTAACTTGAGAAGAACGCGATTGTATTTGGCCACAGGACATCACCCCCTATTCCTGCTTAGAAGGCTTACATAATAGAGCCAATACGATAATATACAAAAGGGGGCGCTTTTTGCGCCCCCTTCTAGCGGAAACTATTCTTCACCGAGTGCAAACCTGCAAACTCTACGAAGAACTATGTTTTCACCAACCCGAGCAATAGTATCGTTAATCAGATCCTGAATAGTCTTGCTAGAATCACGGTTGTAGGCTTGAGAAAGGAGTTCCTCTACAGAGCCCGCCCCATTAGCTGCAGCCTGCATTGCTATTTCTCTGGCGAGATTCTTGAAATCGTCAGTGCGCGCCACGAAGTCGGTCTCACAATTGAGCTCTATGAGAGCTCCAAGCCTACCAGCATGTACATAGGACTCTATAAGTCCCTGCTTGGCCTCTCTGCCGGCCTTCTTTGCTACTACTGATAGCCCCTTCTCGCGCAGGATCTCAGCTGCTCGCTCGATATCACCACCAGCCTCTTCGAGAGCTCTACGGGCATCCATTATGCCAGCACCTGTTCTTTCTCTTAGTTCTATAATCGCTTCCTTAGATATAGTCACCTTGGCTTTCCTCCTAATAAATACTATGTTTGTTTTTACACAAAAAAGAGGGTCGGAGCACCGCCCCTACCCTCCGACTTGTACCCTATATTTAGAGCTGAACCTACACGGTAGCTAGATCTGACTCGCTCTCGGATTCCTCATCCGAGCTCTCAGCATTTGCCTCGCTACTACCCTGTGCTGCGGTAGGTGCAGATTCCTCAGGCTCAAAGACCGTCTGCAGCTCTTCTATCACCTCTGGCCCTTCGACAAAGACCTCTTCACCCTCTTCAGCAGCTAGGCTCTCTCTACGCATTCTACCTTCAAGAGCAGCATCGGCTATTTTGCTGGTTATCAACCTAACCGCTCTAATGGCATCATCATTCGCTGGTATTACCCAGTCTATTACATCCGGGTCGCAGTTAGTATCCACCATAGCTACTACTGGAATGCCCAATCTATTGGCTTCCGATACTGCTATGTACTCCTTTCTGGGATCAACCACGTAAACAATCGAAGGCAAACTATCCATGCCTCTTAGACCGCCCAGCATCTTATTGAGCCTCTCAAGCTCCCTCTCGAGCTTCAGGGCTTCTTTTTTAGGTAGGCGGTCAAAGTCGCCCTCAAGCTTTCTGCGCTCTAGCTCTTCCATAGTACGGAGCCTGGACTTGATAGTAACAAAGTTGGTGAGCATACCGCCCATCCAGCGCTGGTTAACGTAGAACTGTCCAGCACGGGTTGCTTCTTCTGCTATGGCATCCTGGGCCTGCTTCTTAGTACCAACGAAAAGGACTGTGCCACCATTAGCTACAGTATCGGCAACAAAGTCGTAAGCTTCGTTGAGCGCACGTACAGTCTGAGCCAGATCGATTATGTGGATACCATTGCGCTCGGTGAATATATAAGGCTTCATCTTTGGGTTCCATCGCTTTGCCTGATGCCCAAAGTGAACGCCTGCTTCTAACAAAGCTTTCATATTGATTACGTTTGCCAAATGACAACCTCCTTTTTATTAATCCTCCGCTCCCTTCTTCAACCAGGGACCAGAATATACATCTGGCAGGACCTAGCCATCCGGGAACGTGCGTTTTTTATACACTCACCAGTATAACACACCGTACCCAGCGGAGTAAGGTAGACTATCATCCTACCCCTTCTTATGAATAAATGCTAATCCGACCTATATGCCAAAGTTTTCCCTAAGAAACTGACGATTGTGTCTTGCGGACTCAAGCGGCGATAGCTTAGTTGTATCCTGTTCGACAATGATCCATCCAGAATAATTGTGCTCATCCAAGGCGTTGAAAAAGCCTCTGAAGTCCAGACCGCCTTTCCCAAATTCAGTAAAAATACCCATATAGAGGGCTTCTCTAAATCCCAAGTTTTCTTGTTTACACTTATCAAGCACACCCATATCTACATCTTTTAGATGCACGTATATGATGCGATCACCATACTTCTTACATACATCTAGGACATCACCACCACCATATAGGAGGTGCCCCACATCCAGGCACAGACCGATCTTATAAGGATCGGTCAAACTCATTAGCTCGTCTAACTCCCTTTCTGTCTCTACGTACGTGCCTGCATGGTTATGAAAAGCAACTCTAACTCCTAATTGGGCACAGGCATCTGCAATCTTATGTAGTCCCTCAGCCATCGATAGCCATTCATCTTCACCCATCTCAGCATCGTCTGGTACGTGTCCTGCCATGGCCCAACGTTCAGGAGAACCCGAATCTGCCACAACTACCACATCAACTCCAATGGAGTTAAGAAACTTAGCTGTGCGAGTAACCAGTTCAATGTCAGCTGCGTGATTGCCCCTGACTCTGAGGTTAGTAGGACAATATTGAGAAGCCGGCCTAAGCCCCCTTCTAGCTAAGTCATCTAACAGTTTATTGGGATCTGTGGGGAAGTCCCGACCTATCTCTGTACCTTCGTAACCAGCTTGTGCCATCTCATCAAGCATCTGTTCATAAGGCGTGGGAGGCCTGTAGCCTGGTACGTCAACGTTGTTCCAATTTATAGGAGCCGTGCCTACACTGACATTAAGAGACATATTTACTAACCCTCTATCGTTATATTTCTTCTTGTGTAACTATCTCCCATTCATCGGGCTCAATACCAAACTCCCTACATGCTTGAAGCATGGCATCTTCTTCGGTGTCGTAGTAAATATCTGCCTGCGGGCGGCCGTCCTTGCTTAGGTAAAAGAGGTAACACCCTACATCCCCCTTATATCGAATAATCTCTAGGTGGCTAACTGCATCTCCACCTCCCATCCATGCCGGTATCTGCTCAGTACGGAGTTTTACCTTACGTAAAAGTACGTAACTGCTCATCCCCTTACCCCTAGATTCATAAAGGAATTTGAACCCAATCGCGGCTTTTTCTGCTTCTGGTTGCTGCGTCAGCTACCAAAAGAGCTTTAACAGCATCATCTACCCCTGGAGAAGGGATCTTTCCAGCTAGTATTGCATCAACAAAAGCTTGTATCTCGTCTCTATATGCGTCGCGGAATCTTTCTGTAAACAGTGTATGCCTGTCTATTACTATCCCTCTTTGATCGTATAACCGGGTAGGAAACTTCTCATCTAGCTCGGTTACTACCTTGCCTTTCGAACCATAAACTTCAGCGCGAATTTCATAACCCCATGGAGCCCTCCAAGCATTATGTACAACCCCCATAGCTCCGCTAGAAAACCTTAGAATGACAAGTCCGTAGTCTACATCATCGATTTCTTCTAGTTGCTTATCCACAAGTACAGCCCCATGAGCATACACAGACTCTATTTCCAACCCAGTCAAGAAACGTGCCGCATCGAAATCATGCACACCCAGATCCCAGAATAAGCCTCCGCTGGTCTTCAGATAGTCCACTGACGGAATGCGATCACAAGTTACGCCCTTAAATAGCTCCGGTACTCCTATACATCCTTGCTCTATCAGCTGACGAGCTCTCCTGTATCCAGGGTCAAACCTTCGTTGAAAACCAATCTGAAAGGGGATACCAGATGTTCTTATCTTGTCAGCTGCCTTCATAGCATCTGGGACATTATCAGCCAATGGTTTCTCACAAAATAGTGGCTTGCGGGCCTCAGTGACTAGGACTATGTGCTCATAATGAAAGGTGGAGGGCGAAGCTATAACTACCGCCTCCACTTCAGGATCATTTATCAGAGCACCAGGGTCATCAGTAAGAGGTATGGGATAACCCTCAGCCTCAAGCTTCTTCTTATGAGCAGGATCAACTGCAGCTCTAACCAACCTTGCCCCCCGGATAGCGTTCATAAGGTGATCAGCATGCAAGGCTCCTATCCTGCCCAGGCCGATGATGCCTACACCTATTGGAGGGCTAGTAGTAGAAGCGTTGCTTCTCTCTCGCAGATTCATACTCCTTTCTAGCTCTGATTACTGATTCCTCTGAAGATACCTCTGCCACGGGAACATCCCACCAGCTTTCAAAGGAGGACACTTTAGCATCAGGATCTACAGGCACATGTATAACCACTGTCCTATCTGCCTTAGAGGCGCGCTCCAAAGCAGATCTTAGATCTGCCGCGTTATCGGCAAATATACCTACTGCCCCGAGGCTTTCAGCATTTTTGGCGAAGTCTATCTGCATATATGGGCCTTCAAGCCTGTTAGTGTTTTTATCCCTGTATCTTAGCTCGTTACCAAACGAAGGTGATCCTGAGCTCATCTGTAGGCCCCGTATACACTGAAAGCCAGAATTATCCACCACGACTATTGTCAGTTTGTAACCTTCCTGCAGCGAGGTCACGATCTCCGTATGAAGCATAAGGTAGCTGCCATCCCCAACCATTACATAAACTTCTCTTGATGGGTCTGCCATCTTGACTCCTAAGCCGCCAGCTATCTCATAACCCATACAGGAGTACCCGTACTCAAGATGATAGCCCTTTGGGTCGCAAGCTCTCCAGAGCTTAAGCAAATCCCCTGGTAGTCCACCAGCAGCACATACCACTACATCTTGAGGTCTGCTGAACTCGTTGACTATCTTGATAACATTAGCTTCTGTAAGCCTCCCATTTACGGTACGAGATCTTTCTTCATCCACGGCAGCGTCCCAGATCTTCTTGAGGTTAGCCACCTCATGCCTGTAATCTTCTGAAGTACTGAATTCCCACCCAATCAAAGCCCCATACAAAGCCTCAAGCGTGTTACGGGCATCACCTACCAACGGCAAAGCCCCTAGCTTATGTGCGTCCATAGGGGCAACATTGATTCCTATGAACCGCACCTCTGGATTCTGAAAAGCAGTTTTGGAAGCGGTAGTAAAGTCCTGAAGCCTAGTGCCTACGCATACTACTAGGTCAGCATCGCGTGCAAGCCTATTAGCAGCTAACCCTCCGTTGGACCCTATAGGGCCCACATTCCACTCATGATTCCAAGGCAATATACCCTTGCCCGCTTGAGTCTCACTAAGAGGAATTCCAAAAGTACTTGTGAATTTATCGAGGACCCCAGAAGCCTCAGAATATACAGCCCCTCCTCCCGAAACTATCAACGGTCTCTTAGAGTCCCTTATCATCTGTGCAGCTGCAACTATCTGTGATTCCGGAGGCACGGTTCGTACAATTCTATGAACGCGCTTCTCAAAGAAATTCTCCGGATAATCATAAGCTTCCGTCTGTACATCTTCAGGAAGACAAATAGTAACTGCCCCAGTTTCTGCCTGATCCGTGAGAATCCTCATAGCTTCAGGCAAACTATCCAGTATCTGTTCTGGCCTCGTGATCCTATCCCAAAATCTCGATACCGGCCTGAAAGCATCGTTGACCGTAGTTTCCCTCATTAGAGGATGCTCAAGCTGCTGGAGAACAGGGTGAGGAAGTCTTGAGGCAAAGGTATCACCGGGAAGCAGCAGAACAGGTAGCCTATTGACTGTAGCCGTAGCAGCTCCAGTCACCATGTTAGTAGCACCAGGTCCAACCGAAGAGGTACAGGCAAACATCTCCAGCCTGTTCTTCATCTTGGCATAGGCAGCAGAAGTATGCACCATTGCCTGCTCATTTTGCGGCCTATAGTAAGGTAGCTCTTGCCCCATTTCCTCCAATGCTTGCCCCAGTCCCGTCACGTTGCCATGCCCAAATATCCCAAATATCCCACGAAACATTTTGTGCTCGATACCATCTCTCTCAGTGTATTGAGCACTTAGAAACCTAACTATCGCTTGTGCTGTAGTAAGTTTAAAGGTTGTCATCTCTTCATCCCCCATAAGGCTTCCATGAAGAGGCTACCCAGGCATGCGCTGGATCATCTTTGAATCTCCACTCCCTAATTGGTCCAGCCATAACGTTCAGATAATAGAGATCATACCCTGGGGCAGTCACGACAGGATGATACCCTCTCGGAACCATTACCAAGTCACCATCCTGTATGAGTAGAACTTCATCCAGATCTCTATCATCTGTATAAACTCTCTGATAGCCAAACCCCTGCTCTGGCCTGAAGCGGTGATAATAAGTCTCCTCTAGATAGGTCTCATTTGGAGGATCGTTCTTATCATGTTTATGTGGTGGATAGCTAGACCAATTTCCGCTAGGTGTTATAGCCTCGACCAGAAATATATGCTGAGCTGGACGATCTGCCTCATAGAGATGTCTGATGAGTCGTTGAGCATTGCCTTCACCTCTGATCTCTTCGGATATCTCTTCAGGAGTTACTAACCTTGGCGATGCACCCTTCTCGGCTTTTGAGCCACAACGTGCTATCTCACAGTCACTTACTGCCGATATAACAAACGGCATTCCAGGAGGAAGGTATACTACATAAGGCTTACCATCGAAGACATTACTGCGCTCACCTATATCTTCCCAAGTTGCTGATGGGGTCTCCACCGTCACTTTGCCACTCAATACAACCAAACCTACTTCCTCATTACGTGTACCATCCTCTATAGATTGCCCCTGATGGAGTCTCCACACCTTGAAGCTAACATATTGCCAACCTGCTTCTTCCTGGGTAACCTCGAGTACTGTACCATCAGCTGAAGGAGTAGTCGATGTCCTCTTGATCAACCTACCCTTTGCATTGACACTCATAGTCTTCCTCCTATAAATTCCAAACTCTCATAAAGTTTCTACTCTCACTGGTTTACCTGTTCTTAGGGATCGATCAGCAGCTAGGCCTAATACGGTAGCCTTCCTACCGTCTATTCCAGTCACAGCGGGTTCGGTATCTTCAATCACGCTCCGGATGAAAGAAAGTATTTCTGCTCGATAGGCAGAGGCAAACCTCTCTATGAACCAGTAAACGTGGTCTTCACATACCCCCGTACGGCTATAATGAGTTACAGGGGTTTCATGAGAATGTTCTATCCTTATAGCACCTTCCGAACCAAGCACTTCAGCACGCACATCGTATCCGTATACTGCCTGCCGACTGTTTTCTATAGTAGCGATTACCCCCCCTTGTAGCTTCATGACCACAACTGCATTATCTACATCTTGGTAACGCTCAACCATTGGGTCCACGAGAGCCGATCCGGATGCGTAGATCTCCTCAACTTCTAACCCAGATAAGAATCGAATGATATCGAAGTCATGTACCATAGTGTCCCTGAACAAACCACCACAGGTCTTCATGTAATTCTCATCAGGTAGTTGAGGATCTCTTGTCACGGATCTTAACATGTATAGCTTACCTATCTCGCCTTTCCGGATCATATCTCGAGCCTTCAGGAACCCGGAGTCGAAACGCCTCTGGAAACCTATCTGTAGCTTGACGCCATGCCTTTCAACCACTTCAAGAGCATTATCTATCTCTGGTAACTCCAGAGCTATGGGCTTCTCACAAAAAATATGCTTTCCAGCAGAGGCCGCAGCCTGAATAAGTGCTGCATGAGTGTTACCGGGTGTAGCGATCACTACAGCATCAATGTCAGGACGTTCGATGGCTTCTAATGGGTCATCACTCCAACGTTCAACCTCGAGTTCCTTAGCTAAAGATTCCGCTAGTGAGCCAGCTACATCGGCTATAAAAGCTAACCGTGCATTTGGCACACTGTAGGCAATAGTTCGGGCATGAAAACTGCCTATCCTACCAGCACCTAGTAAAGCCACCCTTAGCTTAGGCATCTCGACCCTCCAGTAGCCCCGTAGCAGCAGCAACTATGTGTTGCGGCGTAAGACCATATTTTTCCAGGAGTGCGTCGTTGGGCCCTGATTCCCCAAACACGTCTCTTAGGCCGACACGAACTATCCGGGTTGGCCTCTTCTCACCTAATACCTCGGCAACTGCGCCCCCCAGGCCGCCCAGTATCGAGTGTTCTTCAGCCGTAACAACTCGGTTTGTGGCTTCGGCAGTAGCAAGAATAGCCTCTGTATCCAACGGCTTGATAGTCGGCAGATGTAGCAGGTAAACAGATATACCTTGGGACTCAAGGATATATGCTGCTTCTAAGGCACGAGTAGTTTGAACACCTGTGGATATAATTGCCACGTCCCTGCCTTGACGAAGGACTATACCCTTTCCAAGCTCAAATTTATAAGTATCATCGAAAATCACCGGACCTGGATCTCTAGTGAGTCTAAAGTAGACCGGGCCTGGATGATAGGTAGCAGCATATATAGCCTGCCTGCACTCCACCTCATCTGCTGGAGCTATTACCGTCATGTTTGGCATGGCACGATATATTGCTATATCCTCCACAGACTGGTGCGTTTTGCCAGTAAAGCCAGTAAGTATACCGCTATAACCAGCACCAAGTTTTACTGGCAGTTTGGTCTGAGCTATCGTCATACGCACCTGATCTAAGTCCCTCTTTGTAAGGAAGACAGCAAAAGAGCTGAGCCATGGGATAAGCCCAACAGAAGCTAAGCCAGCTGCCGCACCAGCCATATTTTGTTCAGCGATGCCCATCTGAAAGAACCTATCGGGAAACCGCTCAGCGACCTTATCAGCCTTTGTAGAATTCGCCAGATCGCCATCCAGTACCACTACCTTTTGGTCATTGGCCATGATCTCACATAAGGTATCACCCCAAACATCCCGCATGGCTTTTCCAAAGCGTAAAGTTTCGATCTTCACTCAGCTACCTCCGCTTCGCCCAGCTCTCGCAATGCTTTGTTCAGGTCTTCTAATGTAAGTGGTTTAGAATGCCAAGGGTATTGCCCTTCCATGAAGGATACCCCCTTACCTTTCACCGTATGAGCAACAATAAATGTCGGCTCATCCTTATGAAGCTTGGCCAAATCACAAGCGTGCAATATCTGCTGAGGATCATGACCATCAATTTCGATGACATTCCATCCAAAAGCCCGAACCTTATCGCCAGGATTTAATATTGGAGGTTCTCTCCTAGTGCCACTATACCCAGAGGGTGAACTGGTCCAACCATACTGTGAAAGACCGTTGTAATCAACAATGGCGACCAAGTTATCCAGGTGGAACCTGGGTGCGGTCTGTATAGCTTCCCATATCTGGCCTTCTTGCATTTCCCCATCGCCAACAAGTACCCATACATGAAAGGACTTACCAAGAACCTTAGCACCAAGAGCCATACCTAACCCTACAGACAGCCCCTGTCCCAAGCTACCAGTGGACATGTCTACTCCCGGAGTGACAGTCATATCTGGATGCCCTTGTAACCTGGAGTTGATAGCATCAAAAGTTTGCAGTTCCTCCACGGGGAAATAACCACGCAGGGCTAAAGCTGCATAGTAGCCTATAGCTGAATGCCCCTTAGAAAGGATAAACCTATCACGATCTTCCCATTCAGGATTTGAGGGATCGACGTTCAGCACAGCAAAATATAAAGTAGCAAGTATATCTGCTGCCGATAGTGGCCCACCTATATGTCCAGCACCAGCATGATAAACACTTTTGAGTACCAGAGCTCTTATCTTGCGGGCTATCTCGCGCAGTTTGTCAGGATCCCGGGTAGGAGATGGAGGAATATCAATTGATATGGTGCTCACAAAACGTGTCTCCTTCACGCGAGGTTAGAAAATGTCATCTGATCCCATATCTTAACACACCTTGAATAATGTGTAACTGTGGATCAAACCAACCAGACCAAATAGCTGCGGGGCAATTTATCTAACAAGCTTAGAAGCAATCAGCGGGTAAACATTATCAGAATCAAATTTGTGAGATTATCTCATGTCGACTATTGACACGTTTCTGAAATCGATTTATAAATCTTGCAGAGGTCTCAAAAACGCGGGGAGGCCCCAAAAAGGCAGGAGGAGTGTGTAATGTCTAACAGAATAAGTAGGAGGAGATTTCTAAGGTTCTCGGCGGTAGCGGCTGGGAGCGCTATTCTAGTGGCCTGTGGAGGAGGCACTACCGGTACCACCCCCACAGCTCCCACGGGAGCCTCACCATCCCCATCAGCCGCCAGTCCATCCCCATCGGCTGCCAGTCCTTCACCCTCAGCAGCCAGTCCATCGCCATCAGCAGCCAGTCCATCTCCTGGGATGACCACGCCAGCGGCTGGTGCCACGGTCACACCCGCTACTGGTCAAGCTGAGGGGACGACTGGTCTACAGCTCATCAAGCCCCCTGCTGCGCCATCCACCTTGAAGGAGGCGCCGATGCTGGCTGAGATGGTCAAGGCAGGCAAGTTGCCACCTGTGCAGGAGAGGTTGCCCAAGAACCCCTACGTGGTCCCTCACCCCTGGCTCAAAGAGGGCAAGTACGGCGGAAACTTGCGGCACCTTTATTGGGATGAGTGGGGAATGTCCCATTTCATTCAGGAGTCGATGTACGGCAACTCGCCTTTGAGGTGGCACAAGGACGGGTTGGCGATCAGTGGAGGCTGGGTGGAGGCCTGGGAAGCCAACGAGGATCTTTCCACCTGGACCTTCCACATCAGGGAGGGCATCAAGTGGTCCGATGGAGAGCCATTCACCGTGGATGACGTCCTCTTCTGGTGGGAGGATATGTGTCTGAATGAGGAGGTTGCTGAGGGGCCGCCTGATGAGGCCAGGTCTGGCAAGGGGACTTTGG includes these proteins:
- the iolD gene encoding 3D-(3,5/4)-trihydroxycyclohexane-1,2-dione acylhydrolase (decyclizing); its protein translation is MTTFKLTTAQAIVRFLSAQYTERDGIEHKMFRGIFGIFGHGNVTGLGQALEEMGQELPYYRPQNEQAMVHTSAAYAKMKNRLEMFACTSSVGPGATNMVTGAATATVNRLPVLLLPGDTFASRLPHPVLQQLEHPLMRETTVNDAFRPVSRFWDRITRPEQILDSLPEAMRILTDQAETGAVTICLPEDVQTEAYDYPENFFEKRVHRIVRTVPPESQIVAAAQMIRDSKRPLIVSGGGAVYSEASGVLDKFTSTFGIPLSETQAGKGILPWNHEWNVGPIGSNGGLAANRLARDADLVVCVGTRLQDFTTASKTAFQNPEVRFIGINVAPMDAHKLGALPLVGDARNTLEALYGALIGWEFSTSEDYRHEVANLKKIWDAAVDEERSRTVNGRLTEANVIKIVNEFSRPQDVVVCAAGGLPGDLLKLWRACDPKGYHLEYGYSCMGYEIAGGLGVKMADPSREVYVMVGDGSYLMLHTEIVTSLQEGYKLTIVVVDNSGFQCIRGLQMSSGSPSFGNELRYRDKNTNRLEGPYMQIDFAKNAESLGAVGIFADNAADLRSALERASKADRTVVIHVPVDPDAKVSSFESWWDVPVAEVSSEESVIRARKEYESAREKQRFYY
- the iolB gene encoding 5-deoxy-glucuronate isomerase; protein product: MSVNAKGRLIKRTSTTPSADGTVLEVTQEEAGWQYVSFKVWRLHQGQSIEDGTRNEEVGLVVLSGKVTVETPSATWEDIGERSNVFDGKPYVVYLPPGMPFVISAVSDCEIARCGSKAEKGASPRLVTPEEISEEIRGEGNAQRLIRHLYEADRPAQHIFLVEAITPSGNWSSYPPHKHDKNDPPNETYLEETYYHRFRPEQGFGYQRVYTDDRDLDEVLLIQDGDLVMVPRGYHPVVTAPGYDLYYLNVMAGPIREWRFKDDPAHAWVASSWKPYGG
- the iolG gene encoding inositol 2-dehydrogenase yields the protein MPKLRVALLGAGRIGSFHARTIAYSVPNARLAFIADVAGSLAESLAKELEVERWSDDPLEAIERPDIDAVVIATPGNTHAALIQAAASAGKHIFCEKPIALELPEIDNALEVVERHGVKLQIGFQRRFDSGFLKARDMIRKGEIGKLYMLRSVTRDPQLPDENYMKTCGGLFRDTMVHDFDIIRFLSGLEVEEIYASGSALVDPMVERYQDVDNAVVVMKLQGGVIATIENSRQAVYGYDVRAEVLGSEGAIRIEHSHETPVTHYSRTGVCEDHVYWFIERFASAYRAEILSFIRSVIEDTEPAVTGIDGRKATVLGLAADRSLRTGKPVRVETL
- a CDS encoding transketolase family protein yields the protein MKIETLRFGKAMRDVWGDTLCEIMANDQKVVVLDGDLANSTKADKVAERFPDRFFQMGIAEQNMAGAAAGLASVGLIPWLSSFAVFLTKRDLDQVRMTIAQTKLPVKLGAGYSGILTGFTGKTHQSVEDIAIYRAMPNMTVIAPADEVECRQAIYAATYHPGPVYFRLTRDPGPVIFDDTYKFELGKGIVLRQGRDVAIISTGVQTTRALEAAYILESQGISVYLLHLPTIKPLDTEAILATAEATNRVVTAEEHSILGGLGGAVAEVLGEKRPTRIVRVGLRDVFGESGPNDALLEKYGLTPQHIVAAATGLLEGRDA
- a CDS encoding transketolase — protein: MSTISIDIPPSPTRDPDKLREIARKIRALVLKSVYHAGAGHIGGPLSAADILATLYFAVLNVDPSNPEWEDRDRFILSKGHSAIGYYAALALRGYFPVEELQTFDAINSRLQGHPDMTVTPGVDMSTGSLGQGLSVGLGMALGAKVLGKSFHVWVLVGDGEMQEGQIWEAIQTAPRFHLDNLVAIVDYNGLSQYGWTSSPSGYSGTRREPPILNPGDKVRAFGWNVIEIDGHDPQQILHACDLAKLHKDEPTFIVAHTVKGKGVSFMEGQYPWHSKPLTLEDLNKALRELGEAEVAE